In Mustela lutreola isolate mMusLut2 chromosome 1, mMusLut2.pri, whole genome shotgun sequence, one genomic interval encodes:
- the CXXC4 gene encoding CXXC-type zinc finger protein 4 — translation MNTNVCVEPGPSPEAPGLPKESHLPEGALNSLVDYNSEMERYRSFATSFYKTNGGAFPQAAKIARITTPIFPSSAAAAAAAARIGMSPWNCDNAATAAAATAMLWGSGGGGGGGGGGSGGGGGGGGGGGGGGGRKSSSAAASSSASSSAILPAGGGGGGGGGGGGGGGGGGGGSRTSMHHRNDSQRLGKAGCPPEPSLQMANTNFLSTLSPEHCRPLAGECMNKLKCGAAEAEIMNLPERVGTFSAIPALGGISLPPGVIVMTALHSPAAASAAVTDSAFQIANLADCPQNHSSSSSSSSGGASGANPAKKKRKRCGVCVPCKRLINCGVCSSCRNRKTGHQICKFRKCEELKKKPGTSLERTPVPSAEAFRWFF, via the coding sequence ATGAACACCAATGTCTGCGTGGAGCCCGGGCCGAGCCCGGAGGCCCCGGGCTTGCCCAAGGAAAGCCACCTGCCCGAGGGGGCCCTGAACAGCCTTGTGGATTACAACTCGGAGATGGAGCGCTACCGCTCCTTTGCCACCTCCTTCTACAAGACCAACGGGGGCGCCTTCCCGCAGGCGGCCAAGATCGCGCGCATCACCACCCCCATCTTCCCCagcagcgccgccgccgccgcggccgccgcgcgCATCGGCATGTCCCCCTGGAACTGCGACAACGcggccaccgccgccgccgccaccgccatgCTCTGGGgcagcggcgggggcgggggcggcggcgggggcggcagcggcggcgggggcggcgggggcggtggcgggggcggcgggggcggcaggAAATCCtcctccgccgccgcctcctcctccgcctcctcttCGGCAATCCTCCCCgccggcggtggcggcggcggcggcggcggcggtggcggcggcggcggtggcggcggcggcggcagcaggaCCAGCATGCACCACCGAAACGACTCCCAGAGGCTGGGGAAAGCTGGCTGCCCGCCAGAgccgtcgttgcaaatggcaaatacTAATTTCCTCTCCACCTTATCCCCTGAACACTGCAGACCTTTGGCGGGGGAATGCATGAACAAGCTCAAATGCGGCGCTGCTGAAGCAGAGATAATGAATCTCCCCGAGCGCGTGGGGACTTTTTCCGCTATCCCGGCTTTAGGGGGCATCTCATTACCTCCAGGGGTCATCGTCATGACAGCCCTTCACTCCCCCGCAGCAGCCTCAGCAGCCGTCACAGACAGTGCGTTTCAAATTGCCAATCTGGCAGACTGCCCGCAGAatcattcctcctcctcctcgtcctcctcagGGGGAGCTAGCGGAGCCAACCCGgccaagaagaagaggaaaaggtgtGGGGTCTGCGTGCCCTGCAAGAGGCTCATCAACTGTGGCGTCTGCAGCAGTTGCAGGAACCGCAAAACGGGACACCAGATCTGCAAATTTAGAAAATGTGAAGAGCTAAAGAAAAAACCTGGCACTTCGCTAGAG